A window of the Sporosarcina sp. FSL K6-2383 genome harbors these coding sequences:
- a CDS encoding class I SAM-dependent RNA methyltransferase, with protein MSEFKLVATSAMGLESIVADEVKALGFQTTSENGKIYFQGDALAIAKTNMWLRVADRVRIVAGEFHATTFDDLFEQTKAIPWERFLPVDAAFPVAGKSVKSTLYSVPDCQAIVKKAIVERLKIAYKRIGFLDESGPLFKLEVSILKDKVTLTIDSSGTGLHKRGYRVGQGDAPLKETMAAALVKLTRWNPDRPFVDPFCGSGTIAIEAAMIAQNIAPGYNRDFSAEQWPWIDKNIWHQVREEAESIAKYDQPIDITGSDYDPRMIKVAQENAAEAGFMDMINFRQCDVRDLTVDGLNGVMVGNPPYGERLGEVEEAEDITQELGRIMKNYPSWSVYMLSSLENFETMYGKKTTKKRKLFNGFIRTDLYQFWGQRQ; from the coding sequence ATGAGTGAATTTAAATTGGTCGCTACGTCTGCAATGGGGTTAGAATCCATTGTTGCGGATGAGGTGAAAGCATTAGGTTTTCAAACGACTTCGGAAAATGGGAAAATTTATTTCCAAGGTGATGCATTAGCGATTGCGAAAACAAATATGTGGCTGCGCGTAGCGGATCGAGTGCGGATTGTAGCAGGTGAATTCCATGCAACAACGTTTGATGATTTGTTCGAGCAGACAAAAGCGATTCCGTGGGAACGTTTTTTACCGGTAGATGCAGCTTTTCCGGTTGCGGGGAAATCTGTTAAATCAACATTATACAGCGTGCCGGATTGTCAGGCGATTGTTAAAAAGGCAATTGTTGAGCGTCTGAAGATTGCTTATAAACGAATTGGTTTCTTAGATGAATCAGGTCCTTTATTCAAATTGGAAGTTTCTATTTTGAAAGACAAAGTGACGCTGACAATTGACTCGAGTGGGACAGGACTTCACAAACGTGGCTACCGCGTGGGGCAAGGTGATGCGCCGTTGAAAGAAACGATGGCGGCGGCACTTGTCAAATTGACACGTTGGAATCCGGACCGTCCTTTCGTTGATCCATTTTGTGGTTCAGGTACGATAGCGATTGAAGCGGCGATGATTGCGCAAAATATTGCTCCTGGTTACAACCGTGATTTTTCAGCAGAACAATGGCCATGGATCGATAAAAATATTTGGCATCAAGTCCGTGAAGAGGCGGAAAGCATCGCCAAATACGATCAACCGATTGATATTACAGGTTCTGACTATGATCCACGAATGATTAAAGTGGCACAGGAAAATGCGGCAGAGGCCGGTTTTATGGATATGATCAATTTCAGACAGTGTGATGTAAGAGATTTGACTGTCGATGGTTTGAATGGTGTCATGGTGGGCAATCCTCCATATGGTGAGCGTCTCGGTGAAGTAGAGGAAGCGGAAGATATTACACAGGAGCTAGGGCGTATTATGAAGAATTATCCGTCTTGGTCCGTTTATATGCTGTCTTCATTGGAAAACTTTGAGACGATGTATGGAAAAAAAACAACGAAAAAGAGAAAATTATTCAATGGCTTTATCCGCACTGATTTGTATCAGTTCTGGGGACAACGCCAATAG
- a CDS encoding ATP-dependent DNA helicase, which translates to MKSKMPFPLSKEKSFYESLNDWIGDTLYDDLTEKGFECRDEQIYMAFQIEQALKEKKVLFAEAGVGTGKTIAYLLPAIAYARYTGKPAIISCADETLIDQLVKEDGDIRKVGEALGLDIDVRLAKSRDQYLCLKRLEETGNTSTEEYIEWIEDSIPDFVHGNASLQSIHPYGERSDYPALSDEQWKTVNFHPIQQCAACDIRNRCGQTIHRNHYREAVELVICSHDFYMEHIWTKESRKRQGQLPLLPEPSMIVFDEGHLLEYSAQRALTYEVQNSTLLNLLERIMVDGLRENTLQLMERLIDTHEAFFTLLDKLADDTDNERKAIEKTAELLAIGKESVQISTALLEEFVFDGELFIIPEYDLKMVEEYLDQYIYSMELFTSQNDAVDWLEEREGESTLVIMPRLVTDILREKLFSSKTPIVFSSATLSVGEQFTYLADGLGIQDFLSFSVESPFDYEEVMEVFATDIEAGGKAKRALELLADGEQTLILFKSERAMQQFREQVPVEWQERIAFEGERELSSIVREFQQKQVPVLCSYHLWEGLDIPQDALTRVIIYDLPLPPSDPLFDARRQHAKDPFHEVDLPFMLLRLRQGAGRLIRTSADSGTVHLLLEGEEQQMKAEIEGIFPVEMKMTN; encoded by the coding sequence ATGAAAAGTAAGATGCCATTCCCTTTATCCAAAGAAAAATCATTCTATGAGTCATTGAATGATTGGATAGGGGACACATTGTACGATGATTTAACCGAAAAAGGATTTGAATGCCGCGATGAACAAATTTATATGGCATTCCAAATTGAACAAGCATTGAAGGAAAAGAAAGTGTTGTTTGCAGAGGCGGGTGTAGGGACAGGGAAAACGATTGCTTATCTGCTTCCTGCGATTGCTTACGCGCGTTATACGGGCAAACCAGCCATCATTTCATGTGCGGATGAAACGCTTATTGACCAGCTTGTCAAGGAAGATGGCGATATTCGTAAAGTGGGTGAAGCACTTGGATTGGATATTGACGTGCGCTTGGCTAAATCACGCGACCAATATTTATGCTTGAAACGCTTGGAGGAGACGGGCAATACGTCGACGGAAGAGTATATTGAGTGGATTGAAGATAGTATTCCTGATTTTGTTCATGGCAATGCTTCTTTGCAGTCCATTCACCCATACGGGGAACGTTCGGATTATCCGGCTTTAAGTGATGAACAGTGGAAAACAGTGAATTTCCATCCGATTCAGCAATGTGCTGCGTGTGATATTCGTAATCGCTGTGGGCAAACGATTCATCGCAACCATTATCGTGAAGCGGTTGAACTGGTTATCTGTTCGCATGATTTCTATATGGAGCATATTTGGACGAAGGAATCGCGTAAACGTCAAGGGCAATTGCCATTACTGCCTGAACCCTCAATGATTGTGTTCGATGAAGGGCATCTTTTGGAGTACTCAGCGCAGCGTGCATTGACGTATGAGGTACAAAATAGTACATTACTGAATTTGCTAGAGCGCATTATGGTAGATGGTCTTCGTGAGAATACATTACAACTCATGGAGCGTCTTATTGATACACATGAAGCCTTTTTCACACTGTTAGATAAGCTAGCTGATGATACGGATAATGAGCGTAAAGCGATTGAGAAAACGGCTGAACTACTAGCGATTGGTAAGGAATCTGTTCAAATCTCGACGGCACTTCTTGAAGAGTTCGTCTTTGATGGAGAATTATTTATCATTCCAGAGTATGATTTGAAAATGGTTGAGGAATATTTGGATCAGTATATTTATTCGATGGAATTGTTCACGTCGCAAAATGATGCGGTTGATTGGTTGGAAGAACGTGAAGGCGAGTCAACTCTTGTCATCATGCCGCGTCTTGTGACAGATATTTTAAGAGAAAAATTGTTTTCATCGAAAACACCGATTGTCTTTTCATCTGCGACATTGTCAGTAGGAGAGCAGTTTACTTATTTGGCAGACGGCTTAGGTATCCAGGACTTCCTATCATTTTCAGTGGAATCGCCATTTGATTATGAAGAAGTGATGGAGGTCTTTGCGACAGATATAGAGGCTGGTGGTAAAGCGAAGCGTGCTCTGGAGTTATTGGCAGACGGCGAACAGACGCTCATTCTATTTAAGTCAGAGCGAGCGATGCAACAGTTTAGAGAGCAAGTACCTGTTGAGTGGCAAGAGCGTATTGCTTTTGAAGGAGAGCGGGAATTGTCCTCGATTGTTCGTGAGTTCCAGCAAAAGCAAGTTCCTGTTCTTTGTTCGTATCACTTATGGGAAGGCTTAGACATTCCGCAAGATGCGTTGACGCGTGTCATCATTTATGACTTGCCGTTACCACCATCAGATCCGCTATTCGATGCAAGACGTCAGCACGCGAAGGATCCCTTCCATGAAGTGGATTTACCTTTCATGCTGCTCAGATTACGCCAAGGTGCGGGTCGTCTGATTCGAACGTCTGCGGATTCTGGAACGGTTCATTTACTACTTGAGGGTGAAGAGCAACAAATGAAAGCAGAAATCGAAGGTATTTTCCCGGTTGAAATGAAAATGACAAATTAA
- a CDS encoding carboxypeptidase M32, giving the protein MTTEQNFLALLKKMSAYSEALNIMYWDMRTGAPKKGIATRSEAVGTLSSELFKMSVSEEMGGYLDELGKNIDSLDPIIAKTVEEVKEEYDRSEKIPAEEHREFVVLASQAESVWEEAKDQSDFERFLPYLEKIVATKKKFIGYWGVKDDNPYNTLLDQYEPGMTTDIIDGVFNQLKETIVPLVKKISESGKQPDTSFLFEKFPKEGQKIVSHDILQQLGYDFDAGRLDETVHPFEMGINLGDVRITTKYDEHDFRSAIFGTIHECGHALYDQNIDKALEGLPIAQGTSMGIHESQSLFFEQFIGHNENFWTYNFDLLKSQSPEQFEGVSVESFLRAINYSEPSLIRIEADELTYPLHIMIRYEIEKGLFNGDYEVKDLPRIWNDKYEEYLGVRPENDGEGVLQDVHWAGGDFGYFPSYALGYMYAAQLKSAMLKDIPNFDELCGQGDFAPILAWLTKHVHQYGKMKKPLDIIQDTTGEGLNANYLATYLLEKYTKLYNL; this is encoded by the coding sequence TTGACGACTGAACAGAACTTTTTAGCATTATTGAAAAAAATGAGTGCTTATTCTGAGGCGCTGAACATTATGTACTGGGATATGCGTACGGGAGCACCGAAAAAGGGGATTGCGACACGTTCTGAGGCAGTTGGTACATTATCATCTGAATTGTTTAAAATGAGTGTCTCTGAAGAAATGGGCGGTTATTTGGATGAGCTTGGGAAAAATATCGATTCACTCGACCCGATTATTGCGAAAACGGTCGAGGAAGTAAAAGAAGAGTATGATCGAAGTGAAAAAATTCCAGCAGAAGAACATCGGGAATTTGTTGTGTTGGCATCGCAAGCGGAATCTGTATGGGAAGAAGCGAAAGACCAATCCGACTTCGAAAGATTTTTGCCGTATCTCGAAAAAATTGTCGCGACGAAGAAAAAGTTTATCGGCTACTGGGGTGTGAAGGATGACAATCCTTACAATACATTGCTCGACCAATACGAGCCAGGTATGACAACAGATATTATCGATGGCGTATTCAACCAGTTAAAAGAAACAATTGTGCCGTTAGTGAAGAAAATTTCAGAATCAGGCAAACAGCCAGACACCTCTTTCTTATTTGAAAAGTTTCCTAAAGAGGGTCAAAAAATAGTTAGCCATGATATTTTGCAGCAGCTTGGCTATGACTTCGATGCAGGTCGTTTAGATGAAACCGTTCATCCTTTTGAGATGGGCATAAATCTTGGCGACGTGCGCATTACAACCAAATATGATGAGCATGATTTCCGTTCAGCTATATTTGGAACAATCCATGAATGCGGTCACGCATTGTACGATCAAAATATTGATAAAGCACTTGAAGGGTTACCGATTGCACAAGGAACGTCAATGGGCATTCATGAATCACAATCATTATTCTTTGAACAGTTTATCGGTCATAACGAAAACTTTTGGACGTATAATTTCGATTTATTGAAGAGCCAATCACCTGAACAATTTGAGGGCGTGTCGGTAGAATCCTTCTTACGTGCGATTAATTATTCAGAGCCATCATTGATTCGAATTGAAGCAGATGAACTGACGTACCCGCTTCACATTATGATTCGTTATGAAATCGAAAAAGGCTTATTTAACGGTGATTATGAAGTGAAGGATTTGCCGCGAATTTGGAATGATAAGTATGAAGAATATCTTGGGGTCCGTCCAGAAAATGATGGTGAAGGAGTTCTACAGGATGTTCACTGGGCGGGTGGTGACTTCGGTTATTTCCCATCCTATGCACTCGGTTATATGTATGCGGCGCAATTAAAGTCTGCGATGTTGAAAGATATTCCGAATTTTGATGAGCTATGCGGACAAGGCGACTTCGCACCAATTTTAGCATGGTTAACGAAGCATGTTCATCAATACGGTAAAATGAAAAAGCCGCTTGACATCATTCAAGATACGACGGGTGAAGGTCTAAATGCTAATTATTTAGCTACCTATTTGCTAGAGAAATATACAAAGCTATATAATTTGTAA
- a CDS encoding chemotaxis protein CheX, which produces MSTSKHVQMILNGTIASLTTVIPVKLDVLPPSMTVQPYEQKEISVLIGLVGGIKGRLILETTTEVIGQIGQAMFGMSIEGEMVESFTGELGNMVAGNLCTLLEKDGLILDISPPTVMTGTMKFFGFKQAFKLPVKLEDGSMLNVLLTIDEA; this is translated from the coding sequence ATGAGTACATCTAAACATGTCCAAATGATCTTAAATGGTACTATTGCCTCTCTAACAACTGTGATTCCAGTTAAATTAGATGTTTTACCTCCATCAATGACCGTACAGCCTTATGAGCAAAAGGAGATTAGTGTACTAATCGGACTTGTTGGCGGTATAAAAGGGCGTTTAATTCTTGAGACAACTACCGAAGTGATTGGTCAAATTGGGCAGGCCATGTTCGGTATGTCCATAGAAGGTGAAATGGTCGAGTCCTTTACCGGTGAACTAGGGAATATGGTTGCCGGAAATTTATGTACGTTGCTTGAAAAAGATGGCCTTATTCTTGATATTTCTCCCCCAACTGTTATGACTGGGACAATGAAGTTCTTTGGTTTCAAACAAGCATTCAAACTTCCTGTGAAACTTGAAGATGGCTCCATGTTGAATGTATTGCTAACGATTGATGAAGCCTAA
- a CDS encoding dynamin family protein, with product MQELAHLIQQAATYGQLFITHDDEERFKKTELFAAKLIDKEYTIGFAGHFSAGKSSMINALTGDDLLPSSPIPTSANIVKVRKTDSDYAVIYRTDGTAVKYGGHGFPAAIKSFSKDGAAVSLVEIGHTGSHLPEGITVMDTPGVDSTDDAHRLSTESALHLADLVFYTMDYNHVQSELNFRFTKELMRYNDNVYLIINQIDKHRDSELSFSDFKQSVEDSFKMWGVVPKGIFYTSLKDVDHPHNDFDAVKAIVDGSMENWQQRFVENAKQTLLKLKDEHSQFLADEIVDRKNTYSTIIADDEWQRQVELQEEVTESKKMLTLLSGDEFATTFENERNRLMQSAAITPYETRELLKVYLESLSSRFKVGLLFGAKKTAEERERRKQALADNMSGLVHAQIEVHLKTLMKKSLKEAGILTDERSLEIDGIELSIPFVDIEKEFNVSDVITGDTVLNYSERMKTAIHAAFRRMTDEWKHDMALIASTAGDDNAGMLEQKVHRLEEKLQAIQQVEQIELQLAMLEQQMDNPSTATIVSRDSLLQQWETRETLETVEFNEEQATISPEKIKESTKAIEQSEMSILTSDSEKVVAQAIHVAHSVENIPGFLETADYLRKKANRLDGQEFTIALFGAFSAGKSSFSNALIGEKVLPVSPNPTTAAINRIRPISVGKEDGTADVLLKTEERMLEDVSRSFEALGVDILTLNEAFQKADEALHTELQDENLHIHKAFIAAYQKGYPIYKNELGAIIKAERDEFVKFVAQEDRSCFVESIDFYYDCELTRKGITLVDTPGADSINARHTDVAFEYIRNADAILFVTYYNHAFARADREFLVQLGRVKDAFELDKMFFIVNAIDLASNQEEAEAVKAFVADELQMFGIRNPRVHGISSLQALEAKVENRLDPLMSPFEEEFHHFLENDLKGLAVQALEEETVKTVERLSSLISRTEINMTRKTERLEELNKIEGEVRQHFTYNFADVLRKSTNNELSELVYYILQRVFLRYGDFFKEAYSPSIFVNNSADRALKAALAETVQMIGFDLTQELKVTNLRMLNFMKKQLNERQRTEVAHLHDKDSSIAPSPYEAQDADMLSFDVPYADPNVYGRVNKLFKNQKAFFEKGERDILKDQLEELLKQDASTYLGHEKELLEKWTDSWIDSEAEGLRQHLLKESLTQIASERTLLQGTEQLVEWRAVYGELQAKGLV from the coding sequence ATGCAAGAACTAGCACATTTAATACAACAAGCAGCTACCTATGGTCAGCTTTTTATAACACATGATGATGAAGAGCGTTTTAAGAAAACGGAACTATTTGCCGCAAAGTTAATTGATAAAGAATATACAATCGGGTTTGCTGGTCATTTCTCTGCAGGCAAATCATCTATGATTAACGCATTGACAGGGGATGATTTGCTGCCATCGAGTCCAATCCCAACGAGTGCTAATATCGTTAAAGTCCGCAAGACAGACTCTGACTATGCTGTTATTTACCGGACAGATGGTACAGCCGTAAAATATGGTGGACATGGATTCCCGGCGGCCATCAAATCATTTAGTAAAGATGGTGCAGCAGTTTCGCTTGTTGAAATAGGACATACGGGATCCCATTTACCAGAAGGCATTACTGTGATGGATACGCCTGGTGTTGATTCGACAGATGATGCCCACCGTTTATCGACTGAATCTGCACTCCACTTGGCAGATCTCGTTTTTTACACGATGGACTATAATCATGTGCAATCGGAATTGAATTTCCGTTTTACCAAGGAATTGATGCGTTATAACGATAACGTTTATTTAATAATCAATCAAATCGACAAACACCGTGATAGTGAGTTGTCGTTTTCAGATTTCAAACAATCGGTTGAAGACTCCTTTAAAATGTGGGGCGTTGTTCCGAAAGGCATCTTTTACACATCATTGAAGGATGTAGACCATCCACATAATGATTTCGATGCAGTGAAAGCGATTGTCGATGGTTCGATGGAAAACTGGCAGCAGCGATTCGTTGAGAATGCTAAGCAAACGCTTCTCAAACTAAAAGATGAACATAGTCAATTTTTAGCCGATGAAATCGTGGATCGAAAAAATACCTATTCTACAATCATTGCAGATGATGAATGGCAAAGACAAGTTGAGCTTCAAGAAGAAGTGACTGAATCTAAAAAAATGCTAACCCTTTTATCAGGCGATGAATTTGCTACGACGTTTGAAAATGAACGTAATCGTCTTATGCAAAGCGCTGCCATCACCCCTTATGAAACACGTGAACTGTTAAAGGTTTATTTAGAGTCATTGTCATCCCGTTTTAAAGTCGGGTTACTATTCGGTGCGAAAAAGACTGCTGAAGAAAGAGAACGGCGTAAACAGGCGTTGGCCGATAATATGAGTGGGCTTGTCCATGCCCAAATTGAAGTCCATCTAAAAACACTAATGAAAAAGTCGCTGAAAGAAGCCGGTATTTTAACGGACGAACGCTCGCTTGAAATTGATGGTATTGAATTGTCCATTCCATTTGTTGATATTGAAAAAGAGTTTAATGTCTCAGATGTCATTACAGGTGACACTGTGCTGAACTATTCTGAACGAATGAAGACGGCCATTCACGCTGCATTCCGTCGAATGACAGACGAGTGGAAGCACGATATGGCGCTCATTGCATCGACAGCCGGCGATGACAACGCTGGGATGCTGGAGCAAAAAGTACACCGTTTGGAAGAAAAACTGCAAGCGATTCAGCAAGTAGAACAAATTGAATTGCAGTTGGCGATGCTTGAACAGCAAATGGATAATCCTTCAACTGCAACGATAGTAAGTCGTGATAGTCTTCTCCAGCAGTGGGAAACACGTGAAACGTTGGAGACAGTTGAATTCAATGAAGAACAGGCGACAATCAGTCCAGAGAAAATAAAAGAATCGACGAAAGCAATTGAACAATCTGAAATGAGCATCCTGACTTCAGATTCAGAAAAAGTGGTTGCGCAGGCGATTCATGTTGCGCATTCAGTTGAAAATATTCCAGGTTTTCTAGAAACAGCTGACTATTTACGCAAAAAGGCGAATCGATTGGATGGACAAGAGTTTACCATTGCATTGTTTGGGGCGTTTAGCGCTGGTAAATCTTCATTTTCAAATGCATTAATCGGTGAAAAAGTATTGCCGGTGTCACCAAATCCGACAACGGCGGCGATTAATCGTATTCGACCTATTTCTGTAGGTAAAGAAGATGGAACGGCTGATGTTCTGTTAAAAACAGAAGAACGTATGCTAGAGGATGTTAGTCGTTCCTTTGAAGCACTAGGTGTAGACATTTTAACATTGAATGAGGCCTTTCAAAAGGCAGATGAAGCACTACATACGGAATTGCAGGATGAAAACCTTCATATTCATAAAGCGTTTATTGCTGCTTACCAAAAAGGCTACCCAATTTATAAAAATGAGTTGGGTGCCATTATTAAAGCAGAACGGGATGAATTTGTTAAATTCGTCGCGCAAGAAGACCGTAGCTGTTTTGTTGAATCCATCGATTTTTATTACGATTGTGAATTGACACGAAAAGGAATTACCCTTGTTGATACCCCCGGAGCTGATTCTATAAACGCGCGTCATACAGATGTAGCGTTTGAATATATTCGAAATGCTGATGCGATTCTGTTCGTGACGTATTATAATCATGCATTTGCCAGAGCAGATCGGGAGTTCCTTGTCCAATTAGGGCGGGTGAAAGATGCGTTTGAGCTCGATAAGATGTTCTTCATCGTCAATGCGATTGACTTGGCTTCCAACCAAGAGGAGGCAGAAGCAGTGAAAGCATTCGTTGCGGATGAACTGCAAATGTTTGGCATTCGCAATCCGAGGGTCCATGGTATTTCAAGTTTACAAGCACTGGAGGCGAAAGTGGAAAATCGACTGGATCCATTGATGTCACCGTTTGAAGAAGAGTTTCATCACTTCCTTGAAAATGACTTAAAAGGACTCGCTGTACAGGCGTTGGAAGAGGAAACAGTGAAAACGGTTGAGCGCTTGTCGTCATTAATTTCACGGACTGAAATAAATATGACGCGCAAAACAGAACGATTAGAAGAGTTGAATAAAATTGAAGGGGAAGTGCGTCAGCATTTTACTTATAATTTTGCGGATGTATTAAGAAAATCAACGAATAATGAGCTAAGTGAGCTTGTCTATTATATTTTGCAACGTGTATTTTTACGCTATGGTGATTTTTTCAAAGAGGCATACAGTCCATCCATCTTCGTCAACAATTCGGCAGATCGGGCGCTAAAGGCGGCACTTGCTGAAACAGTTCAGATGATTGGTTTTGATTTGACACAGGAGTTGAAAGTGACTAACTTACGGATGTTGAATTTCATGAAAAAGCAATTGAATGAACGTCAACGCACTGAGGTAGCTCATTTACATGACAAAGATAGCTCAATCGCACCTTCACCATACGAGGCGCAAGATGCAGATATGTTGTCGTTTGATGTACCCTATGCAGATCCAAATGTCTATGGTCGTGTCAATAAACTGTTCAAAAATCAAAAAGCGTTCTTTGAAAAAGGAGAACGAGATATATTGAAGGACCAGCTAGAGGAGTTGCTGAAGCAAGATGCTTCTACTTATCTCGGGCATGAAAAAGAATTACTTGAAAAGTGGACGGATAGCTGGATAGACAGCGAAGCAGAAGGCCTTAGACAGCATTTATTGAAGGAAAGTTTGACACAGATTGCTTCGGAGCGAACTCTTTTACAAGGGACAGAGCAGCTTGTGGAATGGCGTGCCGTGTATGGGGAATTACAGGCGAAGGGGTTGGTTTAA
- a CDS encoding sulfurtransferase — MTKVFVSVKDVDYKTAKWIDTRFFLQDVQEGQQKYGQSHVSGAVYWDLERDMSDMTKTAGRHPMPEKEALTNLFRKSGLSLDDLIVIYDDGGSPFAARAWWLLQYAGFKHAVISLEGFEAIKQAGISVDGVVPKTVETAVSPAWDEGIYASRQLIEETVAGETSIVLLDARSAERYRGEKEPIDPIAGRIPGALNFDWELLKKEGIYNMDETVKAQLSQIVAPVQQVAVYCGSGVTAAALYAMLKHNGFDNVRLYVGSYSDWISQEGADIGKD, encoded by the coding sequence TTGACGAAGGTATTTGTTTCTGTAAAAGATGTAGACTATAAAACGGCGAAATGGATAGACACGCGTTTTTTCTTGCAGGATGTGCAGGAAGGTCAGCAGAAGTATGGGCAAAGTCATGTATCAGGTGCGGTGTATTGGGATTTAGAACGTGATATGTCTGATATGACAAAAACGGCGGGACGCCATCCAATGCCGGAGAAGGAAGCACTAACGAACCTTTTTCGTAAAAGTGGCCTATCGTTAGATGACCTTATCGTGATTTACGATGATGGCGGTAGCCCATTTGCCGCTCGTGCTTGGTGGCTGTTACAATATGCAGGATTCAAACATGCCGTTATCTCACTCGAAGGATTTGAAGCGATTAAGCAGGCTGGTATTTCGGTTGATGGTGTAGTACCCAAGACTGTCGAAACTGCAGTTTCTCCAGCTTGGGATGAGGGAATCTATGCATCTCGCCAACTCATCGAGGAGACGGTTGCTGGTGAGACGTCAATTGTTTTACTGGATGCTCGCTCTGCTGAACGCTATCGCGGTGAAAAAGAGCCGATAGATCCAATTGCGGGTCGGATTCCGGGTGCGTTGAACTTTGACTGGGAATTGCTGAAAAAAGAGGGCATCTATAATATGGATGAAACGGTCAAAGCACAACTGTCGCAGATAGTGGCTCCAGTGCAACAAGTAGCCGTTTATTGTGGTAGCGGCGTGACTGCGGCTGCATTATACGCCATGCTCAAGCATAATGGCTTTGACAATGTTCGTTTGTATGTAGGGAGCTATAGCGACTGGATTTCACAGGAAGGCGCCGACATCGGGAAAGATTGA
- a CDS encoding metallophosphoesterase family protein: MRYALLGDIHSSKKDLEKVLADILNKAPEAELVGTGDLFECIISKKNITDKKFTELGEVMLIPEGFSELLTFPSVSGNQEDRILWITETEDPLRAKLAALPETANIGRAQVIHGHQWQWGGQPWALVHASVEQSFVFYGHSHQSGLSRNGIQQEIEFGIPYSVDGEKMLVNVGAVVGDCEWLLYDAEVQTVTFMKA; encoded by the coding sequence ATGCGTTATGCATTACTAGGTGACATTCATTCATCCAAAAAAGATTTGGAAAAAGTACTTGCAGATATTTTAAATAAAGCACCGGAAGCCGAGTTAGTTGGAACAGGCGACTTGTTTGAATGTATCATTAGTAAAAAAAATATAACCGATAAAAAATTTACAGAGCTTGGAGAAGTTATGCTTATACCGGAAGGCTTTTCCGAGTTATTGACATTTCCTTCTGTCAGCGGTAATCAAGAGGATCGTATATTATGGATAACTGAAACAGAAGATCCGCTGCGAGCAAAGTTAGCTGCATTGCCGGAAACAGCTAATATAGGTCGTGCACAAGTGATACACGGTCACCAGTGGCAATGGGGAGGGCAACCATGGGCACTCGTTCATGCGAGTGTTGAGCAATCATTTGTTTTTTATGGACATAGCCATCAATCAGGTTTGTCACGCAATGGTATCCAACAAGAAATCGAATTCGGCATTCCTTACAGTGTGGACGGTGAGAAAATGCTCGTTAATGTCGGGGCAGTTGTCGGTGATTGCGAATGGCTGTTGTATGATGCGGAGGTACAAACTGTTACTTTCATGAAAGCATAG
- a CDS encoding ribonuclease HI family protein: protein MLEVYVDGASAGNPGKSGIGIYIKGEGHQLRISEPIAPTDNHSAEFQALLRGMEEAAKLTTGIVSVRSDSQIVVMAVEKEFVKNEAHKPILAQILAIATTFDFFFIKWISDADNRAADALARDAIHRKD from the coding sequence ATGCTTGAAGTATACGTAGATGGTGCCAGCGCTGGCAATCCGGGAAAAAGTGGCATTGGTATCTACATTAAAGGTGAAGGCCATCAGCTAAGAATTTCTGAGCCGATTGCACCGACAGATAATCACTCTGCTGAATTCCAAGCCTTGCTTCGTGGTATGGAAGAAGCAGCCAAACTAACGACCGGGATTGTATCCGTACGTTCTGATTCTCAAATTGTTGTCATGGCTGTAGAAAAAGAATTTGTAAAGAATGAAGCCCATAAACCCATTTTGGCACAAATTCTTGCCATCGCCACAACATTTGATTTCTTTTTCATCAAATGGATTTCCGATGCAGATAATCGTGCGGCGGATGCACTGGCGAGAGATGCCATTCATAGAAAAGACTGA